From Amphiprion ocellaris isolate individual 3 ecotype Okinawa chromosome 10, ASM2253959v1, whole genome shotgun sequence, one genomic window encodes:
- the casq1a gene encoding calsequestrin-1a: protein MKWTWVLVAVLLSFGALSLGKESLDFPEYDGKDRVHDLNAKNYKSVMKKYDIMVVYYHDHPGSSRVAQRQFEIEELALELAAQVLDEFDDEDIGVGLIDAKLDKAVAKKLGIDEPDSIFIFTDDEVIEYDGELAADTLVEFIYDVIEDPVEIIDNSKELKGFENVEEDIKLVGYFKSHKSEHFEAFADAAEEFHPHIKFFATFNAKVAKALELKLNDVDFYEPFIDDPVLIPGKPYSEDELVKFIEDNDRPTLRKLQPHNMYEIWADDVDGEHIIAFAEEADPDGFEFLEILKQVAEDNTDNPDLSIVWIDPDDFPLLLPHWEKTFGIDLSHPQIGVVDADDADSVWLDMDDGEDMPSADELEDWIEDALSGEIDPDDDDDDDDDDDDDDDDDDDDDDDDDDDDDDDDDDDDDDDDDDDDDDDDDDDDDDDDDDDDDDDDDDDDDDDDDDDDDDDDDDDDDDDDY from the exons ATGAAGTGGACCTGGGTGCTTGTGGCAGTCTTGCTGTCCTTTGGGGCGCTATCGCTGGGCAAGGAGAGCCTGGACTTCCCTGAGTATGATGGCAAGGACCGCGTGCACGACCTCAACGCCAAGAACTATAAGTCTGTGATGAAGAAGTACGACATCATGGTGGTGTACTACCATGACCATCCCGGATCCAGCCGCGTCGCCCAGAGACAGTTTGAGATCGAAGAGTTGGCCCTTGAG cttGCAGCCCAGGTCCTGGATGAGTTTGATGATGAGGATATCGGAGTCGGTCTCATTGATGCAAAGCTCGACAAGGCTGTTGCAAAGAAATTAG GCATTGACGAGCCCGAcagcatcttcatcttcacagACGATGAAGTCATAGAATATGACGGCGAGCTTGCAGCAGACACTCTTGTGGAGTTCATCTATGAT GTTATTGAGGACCCAGTGGAAATTATTGACAATAGTAAGGAACTGAAGGGCTTTGAAAACGTCGAAGAGGACATCAAACTGGTGGGCTACTTTAAGAGTCACAAGTCAGAAC attttgagGCTTTTGCTGATGCAGCTGAAGAGTTCCATCCTCACATCAAGTTCTTTGCCACATTCAATGCCAAG GTCGCCAAggctctggagctgaagcttaATGATGTCGACTTCTATGAACCCTTCATTGATGATCCAGTGCTCATCCCTGGAAAACCTTACTCTGAGGATGAGCTGGTGAAGTTCATTGAAGATAATGACAG ACCAACCCTGAGGAAGCTGCAACCCCACAACATGTACGAGATCTGG GCTGACGATGTCGACGGTGAACATATCATTGCTTTCGCAGAGGAGGCTGACCCAG ACGGTTTTGAGTTCCTGGAGATCCTGAAGCAAGTGGCCGAGGACAACACCGACAACCCTGACCTCAGCATTGTCTGGATTGACCCTGACGACTTCCCTctg CTTCTCCCTCACTGGGAAAAGACTTTCGGAATTGACCTGTCCCACCCTCAGATTGGTGTTGTCGATGCTGATGAT GCCGACAGTGTGTGGCTGGACATGGACGATGGCGAAGACATGCCCTCTGCTGATGAGCTGGAAGACTGGATTGAGGATGCTCTGTCAGGCGAAATCGatcctgatgatgatgatgatgatgatgatgatgatgatgatgatgatgacgatgatgatgacgatgatgacgatgatgacgacgatgacgacgatgatgatgatgatgacgacgatGACGACGACGAtgacgacgacgacgacgatgatgacgatgatgacgatgatgatgatgatgacgatgatgacgacgacgatgacgatgatgatgacgacgatgatgacgacgacgacgacgatgacgatgatgatgatgatgacgatgatgattaTTAA
- the LOC111577986 gene encoding crystallin J1A-like, giving the protein MASALANRAMGAIVGSAVADAAAQPLHWVYDLQKLQGILDENPNPEFRPESANPFYRRQTGQQSCYGDQAYVLLESLSECGGLKVDDLSQRTLKFFGPGSEYDTPVNDPYRDRSGPRPQLPIDGPWRQGSLKGFLKNVDAGKEETGCETDCQIDGIAKLAPIVAFYAGHPDMLEKVEQATRVTQNNDECVAETLAAARFLEHFILNGPDPKVLDVVLSQLSDPNRKQPQDLDKAVIGHIHQVKENLSKTPKELIPTVFPNTUGLPGAFQAALHGVLTAKQYEAAVRDTMSRGGCTCSRGSFIGACLGAQIGLEGIPSSWTSKTLRYNSVLEHAQKITKHHQ; this is encoded by the exons ATGGCTTCAGCTCTGGCCAACAGAGCAATGGGAGCCATTGTAGGATCAGCTGTAGCAGATGCAGcag CGCAGCCCCTCCACTGGGTGTATGACCTCCAGAAGTTGCAGGGGATTTTGGATGAGAATCCAAACCCTGAATTTCGCCCTGAGTCCGCCAACCCTTTCTACCGGAGGCAGACGGGCCAGCAGAGCTGCTATGGAGATCAGGCGTATGTGCTGCTGGAGTCTCTGTCTGAATGTGGAG GTTTAAAAGTTGATGATCTATCGCAGCGTACGTTGAAATTCTTTGGACCAGGATCAGAGTACGACACACCTGTCAATGATCCATACAGAGATAGATCAG GACCAAGACCTCAGCTTCCCATCGACGGACCGTGGAGACAAGGAAGTCTGAAGGgcttcctgaagaatgtggatgCGGGCAAGGAGGAGACAG GCTGTGAGACCGACTGTCAGATTGATGGAATCGCTAAACTGGCCCCAATAGTGGCTTTTTATGCAGGACATCCTGACATGCTGGAAAAGGTTGAGCAGGCAACCCGTGTCACCCAGAACAATGATGAATGCGTGGCAGAGACTCTGGCGGCTGCAAG GTTTCTGGAGCATTTCATCCTGAATGGTCCGGATCCAAAAGTACTGGACGTGGTACTCAGTCAGCTCAGTGACCCGAACAGAAAGCAGCCTCAGGATCTGGACAAAGCAGTCATTG gCCACATTCATCAGGTGAAGGAGAATTTGTCCAAGACTCCCAAGGAGCTGATCCCCACTGTGTTTCCAAACACATGAG GTTTGCCAGGTGCGTTCCAAGCAGCGCTGCACGGAGTCCTGACAGCTAAGCAGTATGAGGCGGCTGTCAGAGACACCATGAGCCGCGGGGGATGCACCTGCAGCAGAGGATCCTTCATCGGAGCATGTCTCGGGGCTCAG ATTGGGCTTGAGGGAATCCCATCTTCCTGGACGTCCAAAACTCTGCGATACAACTCAGTGTTGGAGCACGCCCAGAAGATTACCAAACACCACCAATAG